The following nucleotide sequence is from Allocatelliglobosispora scoriae.
GGGCGGCCTACGACATCCTCGCCGCCACCTGCGCCGACCTGTGGCGCCACGAGCTGGACGCACGGCCGGTGGACCGGAGCATGCTCACCGCCTTCGCCGAGCTCGTGCTCGCCGCGGATCTGGGGCCGGTCGCCGACATCGGCTGCGGACCGGGCCGGGTCACCGGTCACCTGCGGTCGCTGGGCCTGGTGAACGCCTTCGGCATCGACCTCTCGCCCGCGATGATCGAGATCGCCCGCCACGACCACCCGGAGCTGCGCTTCGAGGTCGGCTCGATGCTCGACCTGGAGATCGCCGACGGCGCCCTCGGCGGGGTGCTGGGCTGGTATTCCCTGATCCACATCGTCCCCGAGCTCGTCCCGACGGCGCTCGCCGAGTTCGAGCGGGTGCTCGCACCCGGCGGCTACCTGCTGCTCGGCTTCCAGGTCGGCGCGGATGTGAGCGTGCGGACCGAGGCGTTCGGCCACGAGTTCCCACCGCTGCACTTCCACCGGCTCCTGCCCGACCGGCTCGCCGAGCAGCTCGG
It contains:
- a CDS encoding class I SAM-dependent methyltransferase, yielding MTEAPFLSDTRAAYDILAATCADLWRHELDARPVDRSMLTAFAELVLAADLGPVADIGCGPGRVTGHLRSLGLVNAFGIDLSPAMIEIARHDHPELRFEVGSMLDLEIADGALGGVLGWYSLIHIVPELVPTALAEFERVLAPGGYLLLGFQVGADVSVRTEAFGHEFPPLHFHRLLPDRLAEQLGDAGFVVSARLQRERIGEDKTEQAFILARKPTAPEPELADEAEQAR